Genomic segment of Panicum virgatum strain AP13 chromosome 9N, P.virgatum_v5, whole genome shotgun sequence:
TATGCAGAAAAGGTTCTCATTTCAGCAGAATCTGAAACTCAGGTACTAACTTCAGTAATTTGTCTTCACTTAATTCATTGCTGTATGTGTTTCCTTTGTAATTGGACCACTCTTTCTCTCTTAATACAAACATACGCAGCTATCCTGCATGttcgaggaaaaaaaagaaatgtcaTTCAATTCGTGTCAAGTTGGGCCAAAACTATGATCTTTCATATTATATTGAACTAATTGTACTAAATAAACATGTTGGTCTTGTCTTGAACTCTTGataggacctactctttatttcttttgccAAATTAGTTTGTACCTAGGAGCAGAAAAACTGCTTTCCCTTGCATGGATGTACCATTGATGCAGTAAATATGAATGTTATAATTAGATGGACTAAGTCTAAATCCACTTAAACCTATCAGTGCACATTGTGGCATAACAGACATTATGGGGGCAGTCCATGgcttagttttattttgtgaTCATATGCTAATATTTATCAAGTGCTAGCAATTTAATGTTTCGTAAAAGCAGGGATCGTAGGCTCAATATGCACATGTCAAATGATTCATTGATCACTAGTCAAAATAATTAGTTCCACCATTACATTAACTTTCAACAGAATTTACTttgattttttatatatttgGTGGAAGTGGCAATCACAAGACCGGAGTCAGTACTGATATACTGTCGACAATTATGAGAATACATAGgcataaaaaaattacaagaaAGCAATGATTATTTGGATATTCTCTTCATAAAAAATTCTCTTTATTGTATACTAATAACTCACATGTGTTTCCAGGATCTGTTTTCGTGTGACATTAGTAGGATCAAGTCATACATATTGTTATTGGGGTTTAGCATATATAGATCCTAACAAGTACCCATATGTTATACCATGTTTATAGGACAGGCTCTGGAAGCACAAGAAACACTAAATTCAACCATATGCTGTCAATTTGTCATATTTGTGACTGTAGATGGTCCAGTGTCCCTAGTTATGAACAGCAATAAAATTGATATTAAGCTAGCTAATAGAAAGCAATCACACAACACATAGCAGTCCTTAGTTCAGTTAGTTACCCCCTTTAAGGCTTTAACTGTGACATACTGAATTGTGATACTATTCCTTTTTCATGATGTCCACCCATATTAAATAATGCAAATTTTCTTTACTTGTGTAGGGCAACTGGTGCCACGAATATAGAATGCTAAAGGCGAAGGTTGAGACAATACAGAAATGTCAAAAGTAATTCGTAGCGATTTAAGTCGCAGCAAGTTAATTAAACTACTCACGGTGGGAAAATAATATGTGAGCCAATTTGTGTGTCCTACAGGCACCTCATGGGAGAGGATCTTGAAACTCTGAATCTCAAGGAGCTTCAGCAACTAGAGCAGCAGCTAGAGAGTTCACTGAAACATATCAGATCCAGAAAGGTAGTGTAACCATATATACTACACTGCAGTGAGTTACTTATGTGGTGCCTACACGGCGACAATCATGTGCTCGAAAAGCTGACAACTATGTATTTGTTGCATGTGCAGAGCCAGCTTATGATGGAGTCAATTTCAGAGCTTCAACGGAAGGTAATTTGTCGAGCTTGCATGTTAGACCTGTGATTTCTTTAGCTGTCCGTCAGATGGACATGGTTTGCAGCAAGCCATGTGGATGCTGTGAATGCAGTGTAACATCTACGCGAATATTTCTGGTCCCGTGCTGCACTGACTGCTGGCACGTGCTCCGCAGGAGAAGTCCCTGCAGGAGGAGAACAAGATTCTGCAGAAGGAGGTAGGCACTGCTGACTGCTCAACCCATTGCCTCGTCCATGCTCTAGCTCTTCCACTGTTTTCACTGAAAGCATTGTTCCTTCCCTGCAGCTCGCAGAGAAGCAGAAAGCCCAGCGACAGCAAGCGCAATGGGACCAGACTCAACAACAAACCAGCTCGTCTTCCTCGTCCTTCATGATGAGAGAAGCTCCCCCAGCAACAAATATCAGGTGGATCACATCACACTCTAATCCCAAAATAGTTCCCTATTTTCCCCAGGACGCAATGCGCTACTGACCATTCCAGGCAGCAAGTGACAAAAGAATACCCGCCCGTGTGTGTCTGTTTTGTGCAGCAGCTACCCCGTGGCAGCAGGCGGGAGGGTGGAGGGGCCAGCAGCGCAGCCGCAGGCTCGCATTGGGCTGCCACCGTGGATGCTTAGCCACATCAGCAGCTGAACTGAAGGCTTTCCTCTCGCCCGTCTCGGTGTGCAAGCCCAAAATCCAGCAACGCAACGGTAGTATGCTCACCCGGCTGCGCCAATGCTCCACTTGATGCATCATTATCGTCGATCTTGTCGTGATcgctaccagcagcagcagcagtaagcaGTAAGCAGGGGTTTATCATAATTTGAGCAGCATATAAGTTCCAATCTTCGCTGTGTATATTTTGCTTTTGTTCATCACCATTTCCGCTGAGGGGACCGTACGATGAATAATTTCCCCCATGTAATATATAATATGCGCAGCATGAATGTCAATCGAGCGGTTTGTCAATTGAGTCCTGTACAAGTTGCATCATTGCTTGTTGTATTCACAAGACACCTGTGCCTCCGCACTCAATCCTATCTGTAGGCTTTGATTCTTTTATGTATCTTCTGCCATTCTATAATGGCCCTGTTTAGATACGCTTATAATCCGCTTAGGGCATGAGCAATGTATTTTACCTATATCGATACACATGGGTCATGTGTCAGCCAGTATCATTTCTTTGAGAGAGGCTTCACAATGGAGCAGGTTGTAAGGTGGGGGTCacataacaaaaaaaatctaaggtACTAAGGCCAGCCACCCATTGCATGCTGTGCTATGATAGAGGAGAGAGATgatatgatttttgtattcTTCTTACTTGATAATAGTGCTATTATCGGATTATACTACTTTTACTCCACCCTCCGCAATGTATCTTACTAGTAACAAGGGTTTACTACCCCTTCTTGCTTCCCATTGCAGGTGCCCTTATCGGTGAAAATAAGCGAGAATCTCACCCAAAAGCTTTGATTATTTCCCGTTTATCTGGGAAGTGGCTTACCAGCGAATCGGAGAAACAACGTGAGGTGAGGGGCGATTTTCTCGGTCGCGGGGTCGGGAGCGCGTCTCTGATAATCGAGGGGGCTTTTCCTCGCCTTCCCCGGCCTCTCCCCGTCGCCCTCTCTCCCTACGCCGCCGCACCTGCCCTCCCGACGCCGCTCGCCTGCCATCCCTGATGTGCCCCGCTGCCCCCTGCCGCCTCCCCGGTCTGGAtctgcgccgccacccctgcCTTACCCGGCGCCGAGGGCCAGTCGCGGCTCATGGCAGGGTTGCGCTTGCCGATGAAGTCGTCGATGTGCAGGTTGGCGTCGGAGAGGATGCAAAAGTCCTGGTCCTCCTTGCCGTCGCTGCCGGTGAAGCGCGGGGTCACCACAGGACACGCCGGGTAGAAGTTACTTTATTTGGTACTACTAGTGAAGAAGAAAGCAAAGCAGCTCTTGTGCGTACTGCAGAAGCTCTTGTTCGTGATCTACTTCTATCCATCGTTTATGGACTCAGGAATTTAAAAATTCACGCTGGTATATCTTTTAGTATATTTGTGATATTAGTCATATTTGATCAAATTGTAATATAATTATATAGTCAAGATATTAACAAAACATAAAAATTATTGAATTTTGCTCGTATTCAGCAAAAAAATAAGATATCATCAACCTAAGGGTATTTTAGACATTTTATCACTCAACTCAGAGAATCAACTCAAAATAATCAAAATTGCCAAACACCCTGTTTATTCAGATAGCCGAATCTTCATACAGCTGACTTATCTCATAATCttgattctaaaaaaaataaagttcAGAAAAGCGAAAATAAATAGGGCCAATGCCGGGTGACGCGCTCATGTGGGCTTCTCAAAATTTCCTTGGTTGTCCTATGGGCTTTAACTTCTCTCTTGTCCCACTATTGGCAAGGCTATatttaggggtggtaatgggccatggccctaatggcctcttcacagcccaataaagcccttaaaatttttagttcaaaaatacatatgtttagagcccggcccttttaaggtccgatccttagattttctagttcaaaatgttggaccCTTTACCACCTCTAGCTATATTATTCTGTATAGTTTGAAAATAGAATTAGCTTCCCAAAATTAAGCAGCAAAAAGAATGTAGGAAACACCATCTCAATTCTTTGGAAGCACATCTCTGTGCAATGACTTGAGCACATAGTTCAGCTGTGCATGGAAATAAAGACCCATTTTCTAATAAGCAGGATACATGCATAATATACAGAGAAATGAATGTCAAATCAAGGCAGAATCAGATGGCTTCTGTAGAACATTCAGTCTAAATGAAACCTAACCTATGGTTGGATAAATTTATTGGTTCAATGCACTCTTGACTAACGGAATTTTGACAGGAGATCAATTTAAATCAGTAAATCTGTTGCAGTGTTGCTTGCGTATTTGTGTTATGCATTCATATTAAGGCTGTGTTtggttcgcgaaattttttagattttgctactgtagcactttcgttgttatttggcaattaatatccaatcataaactaattagacttaaaagattcgtctcatcatTTACCGTTGAACtacgtaattagttttttttaaaaaaaacatttaatgctccatgcatgtgtttgaagattcgatgtgacgggtactgtagaaaaattttgggaactaaacggggcctaacTATGCACATTACATACAGATGCCAAATGATGAAAAAAGAGCAGCAGAcatcttttttttctaaataattAGTTTCTCAGATCAACCAGTGACACTGAAACCACTGTCCCCGTACAAACGAAAAGAGGGGAAAACAAATCAAAGAAACAGCTACATTATCCTGTGCGTTAGACTCGAGTAAACAGAGTATAGTTATGCATAAAAATAAAATGCAGTCAGTCCTACTGAACGGAATATTGTGGTAATTTCATATTTGCATTAATAAAGTATATGAAATATTCAGATGCAAGCTTAAACACAGCAGGATGAACGGTGCATTGATTTCATCTTATTCAACTAACCAACAAAACATGCAGGAGAAGAATGGATGGAAGGTATGCACTAAAATCTGGACCCGCATCAGCACATGGTGAATAACAATAGTCTTAAAAAGTCGGACAAGCTAGCATCCGGCCAACATGAGTTGTGTAATGACGTGAATTCATGGGAGCCCCGCGACAGTTCAACAATTTGACGAACCTTAGAAAACAACATGTTTTTCATTTCAAACAGACTGAGCAGTAAACTCCTTGTAACAGATAAACATATATTAGGGAGATGAATAAACAACCTGATCAAACAGTGCAGAGGTTGAACAGATCGGATAAAGCACTCAAACTGGTGAGCATCTAACATTCTCTAATCTAAGTATATTACTACTGTAATCACTTTAGAGAAGGGGAAAATGTAAGAAAGaatcactgcgttcggcaggctggagctggagtgctgtgagagaaaaacactattacctgactggtggctggagctggaatgaTGTGAGAAGAAAATACTGTAGCGCTAgagctggagccaccagccgaacgcagtgaaTAAAAAGAACCTAAATCTTCGTGGTTGTTCAAGGTACAGAGCAAAATTGCTGCTGCTGTAACATaaataaaggaaaagaaatGCATCTAATTGTGTTATTCTGATGTCGACAATTGCAGGTACCTGAAAACATATACAACAGAGCTGAACAACCAAAGCACAATACCACGATACTCTGTCAGATATTGGTCTGCAAGAGAATGATCTTTCTGCTATCACTCCTGTACAACCAAATCCCGATCCCAACCCAAGAAAAGAGTTTACCATCCCAGGTCACGGCTAACAAGAATCCCTACCACTTCAAGGAATGAGAGAAGTCAAATTTAACGAATTCTAATGCCCCTAGTTGATTCTAACTTCTAAGGACGACAATAAATATCTTCTGAACTCTAGGTCTTGACCTGCAGGTGAGATTCCTGCCTCGGAAAGGAGGATGTGACATGTTTTGTGCGATCTGGGTGTTGGAATATGTTATTAGGAGAACCGCGGCAGCTTCTCCTTCAGGCGTGAAATGAACTTGAATGTCTCCTCTGCTTTGACCTGTTGATAAACATCATTTCTTGATACCCTATCTGGATGGAATTTCAGAAGTGCTTGCTTATAGGCTTTAACCTGAAAAAAGAATTAGTCTCATCAAATTAACTATTATAGATATTCTTAATTATCTATGGCCACAGCAGAAAGCACAAGGGACAGTCTGAAGGAATTTTCATGTGTCTGTATCTAGGCATACATCTGCCTGCAATTTGCAGAAACTAGCCTTAGCTGAGAACATTgggtttttacatttttatgGTCAACCAAAGGACAAACCAACCGCGTTTGCAGTTTGCACTAGGCAAATCGTGCAAAATCAATACAGCAACAAAGAAGCTAGCAACAAATATACTTTTTACCACCAGCAACCTACAGGCTGGGTGTATCCATAAGACAGGGCATACCTCACCACCTTCAACAGGGACGCCTAGAGCACGTAATATTGAAGTCATATCCCAATATCGCCTTTCCATATCTTCAAGTTCCTTTCTTACTACGCCCCGATACTGCTCCTTTAGCTGTATAGATTCTTCATTCTACAGGAAGCAAGAAAAAGTAATATCATATAATGGCACAAAACATATGACAATAAACAAAAAGAATTGTGTCAGCATCAGACTGGTGCCACAAGAGACCTTTCTCTGTGATTCACGGACTTCTTGCAATCTTTGCTTTTGTCTCTTCTCCATGTCAAGCAACCGTTGAGCTTCAGCTTTCTTTCTCTTCCGCAATTTCTTTGCTTCCTCAGCCTGAAAAAATGTTTTCCAACAAAGAACCATCACAAGTCATGTCACAGATCCAAATGTGCCATTAGCCTGCTAGCTATTTTGATCATTACAGTTTTCTTTTACAGAAGCCTTTTAAAACTTGGGGAGCCAAAAAAGCAAGGCTCCTGCAGCAAGTAAAACCACATTGAACTGAGAATGCTAGATTTTATGTTCCCAAATCTATGCATATGTCATCACATAGTATAGTTAAGCATTAATTCATAGTGGCAAAATACTGAACCTGTATTTGTAATTGCCGCTGTCTGGATGCCCACTCCTCCTCTGCTGCCCGTTTGAACTCAATAGATTCTTTGTGTTTTTCACGATCACCAATCACGTAAGCAAACTGCCCTAGTTCTTCAGGATCATGTATCAAATCGTTTCGAGGCAAAGTGCAACTTCCAGAAACATTTACAGAAGTACTCTTGATGGAGGTTGCAGCACATGCACACAAATTAGCTTGTGCCTGCGGACAGTTTTCATCAAATTGTTTTGAGCACTCACATCTGCTGGTAAAAGTTGGAACCTTTTGTTGACCCCTAACAGAGCCATCAACTTGTGCAGAATACAAATCTGTATTGTTGTAAGCTTCCAGTGGTGACTGATCAACACCTTCAGGCATTTTCTCATCAATCTTTTCAGGAGTACTCACAGACATCGGAGGACTTCCATCCTTCCGATCTGCTGAGGAGCTTCCCCGAAACACCCTATTTGCAGAGACAAAACTATGGACGGAAGTTCCATCCTGGCAAGGAGATTTAAAGCCTTCTGAAGTTTTTTCAGGAACAACCCTTTCTTCTCCATTTGAACGTTCCTTGACATTTGAGGGTGAAGCAGGGCCACGATCGTTTGAGCTGCAATTATTATTTTGCACACCTCCCTTACGAGCATATTCTGAAGGGACATCATTTTCACCGCTATTTCTATAAGAGCCATGGCCATCACTCGCTCCTCTGGCACTACTTTGAGCATGTTCAGGGCCTTCCTTTGTACCACCACTATTACTTTGTGAG
This window contains:
- the LOC120690074 gene encoding MADS-box transcription factor 14 isoform X1; translated protein: MGRGKVQLKRIENKINRQVTFSKRRAGLLKKAHEISVLCDAEVALIIFSTKGKLYEYATDTSMDKILERYERYSYAEKVLISAESETQGNWCHEYRMLKAKVETIQKCQKHLMGEDLETLNLKELQQLEQQLESSLKHIRSRKSQLMMESISELQRKEKSLQEENKILQKELAEKQKAQRQQAQWDQTQQQTSSSSSSFMMREAPPATNISSYPVAAGGRVEGPAAQPQARIGLPPWMLSHISS
- the LOC120690074 gene encoding MADS-box transcription factor 14 isoform X2; its protein translation is MGRGKVQLKRIENKINRQVTFSKRRAGLLKKAHEISVLCDAEVALIIFSTKGKLYEYATDTSMDKILERYERYSYAEKVLISAESETQGNWCHEYRMLKAKVETIQKCQKHLMGEDLETLNLKELQQLEQQLESSLKHIRSRKSQLMMESISELQRKEKSLQEENKILQKELAEKQKAQRQQAQWDQTQQQTSSSSSSFMMREAPPATNISYPVAAGGRVEGPAAQPQARIGLPPWMLSHISS
- the LOC120690076 gene encoding uncharacterized protein LOC120690076 produces the protein MSWGRFSSFSPHQGSTRSSARRCPTPKPAPCTVVVLDEEEDDGDDSDADVFIIDGAVPPAPRCRAWKGNGASGNVINIDDDEDVDEGTGWDKAGPSRSRASSGSPASMTPGRVSPGNRYGLDSASDSSESDLSDGWYSATDYGGSSDCEILDDTAGTAREMWETAASKKKMPHGVHEREDGRATAFTSRMWSEGLFGARCNLDGTKFCARWKDGSQSNSGGTKEGPEHAQSSARGASDGHGSYRNSGENDVPSEYARKGGVQNNNCSSNDRGPASPSNVKERSNGEERVVPEKTSEGFKSPCQDGTSVHSFVSANRVFRGSSSADRKDGSPPMSVSTPEKIDEKMPEGVDQSPLEAYNNTDLYSAQVDGSVRGQQKVPTFTSRCECSKQFDENCPQAQANLCACAATSIKSTSVNVSGSCTLPRNDLIHDPEELGQFAYVIGDREKHKESIEFKRAAEEEWASRQRQLQIQAEEAKKLRKRKKAEAQRLLDMEKRQKQRLQEVRESQRKNEESIQLKEQYRGVVRKELEDMERRYWDMTSILRALGVPVEGGEVKAYKQALLKFHPDRVSRNDVYQQVKAEETFKFISRLKEKLPRFS